The genome window ATTCCGGCGACCGGCTCTCCGGCAGCCGGGCCTATGTCGAGGCCCTGCTCCGCCAGTCGCTCCTCGTCGTCTGCCCGCGCGGCGGCCGGTCGTGGTGGCTGGACCGGGAGACGCCGGAGTTCACCGGCATGTCCCCGATGGCGCATGTCGTGGACGAGGTGCTTCCCTGGGTTGAGGCGGAGGCGGCAGTCGCACGCCCCGCGGTCGGCCTGTTCGGGATCGGGATGGGGGGCCAGGGGGCGCTCAACATCGCGTACCGTCATGGACGGGATTTCGCGGTCGTGGCCGCGGTCTCGCCGGCGATCGATTTTCAGCTGCTCCACGGCCGGGGAACGATCCTCGACGAGCTCTTCGAGTCCCCCGAAGCGGCCCGGCAGGAGACGGCGATCCTCCATCTGCACCCCCTCAACTGGCCCGAGCATCAGCTGATTCTCTGCGATCCGCGTGATCCGCAGTGGCACGTCGGGGCGGAGCGGCTGTGCAGCAAGCTCTCGTCGTCCGGCATCCCCTTTCGCGCGGACCTCACGACTCCGGCGGGCGCCACGGGCTGGGGCTGGGACTACTTCGATGCCCAGGCCGCGGCGGTGGCCGAGTTCCTGGCCGCGTCCGCCCGGGACGTGAGAGCCCGGCTCTGAGTTCGTTGCCGGAGCCGGGTTGGATGGGGCGCCCAGGGGC of Planctomyces sp. SH-PL14 contains these proteins:
- a CDS encoding alpha/beta hydrolase-fold protein, with translation MAESIPPAAAPDATSPPRWREFVIGGRTADVLVPEGTPAGGAIFLHGYSGDRLSGSRAYVEALLRQSLLVVCPRGGRSWWLDRETPEFTGMSPMAHVVDEVLPWVEAEAAVARPAVGLFGIGMGGQGALNIAYRHGRDFAVVAAVSPAIDFQLLHGRGTILDELFESPEAARQETAILHLHPLNWPEHQLILCDPRDPQWHVGAERLCSKLSSSGIPFRADLTTPAGATGWGWDYFDAQAAAVAEFLAASARDVRARL